One window of the Conexibacter sp. SYSU D00693 genome contains the following:
- a CDS encoding calcium-binding protein, with amino-acid sequence MSLPALRPALAAFLAALLLAPLVADAAPRATASVAGCDRVGTGRGDRLAGGWASDAICGMGGGDLVSGAVGNDHLRGGSGNDRLRGGSGNDRLDGGPGNDEVGLPDEFVAERGDDVLLGREGNDTLTAGQGDDRVDAGVGDDVIQMGFGDDLLALGGPGNDRVEGGNGNDGTRSADGGLFGGEGDDLVSGGPGDDHVVGDEGADVLLGGGGGDVMDGGPGDDMLRGGKGGDELNAGEGNDVLVGNSGADTLRGGSGDDLLWATDFERNSTEIVDPTTFTTPGDNAIDCGEGNDIAIIDLADDRSLMTDCEHTIVLRSERSNCTGVHQWTLGGVVKATIGTLLPVPPSLNRVLQTDSPYPEKRALPVDPESLRFCGEYAATHLLDPTDDVRPALRGTDGDDVLEAIPAGAVADAATLRPAGAPDGATIFQAKAGDDVITGSPASDAIMGGDGDDRLRGGGGDDASLEGEAGDDTIWGGEGNDVVFGRTGEDLLSGEAGDDYLEGGRGRDRINGGAGDDELFGGFDADVLKGGSGDDTISAYDSSRDVVDCGPGYDVAEVDKRDVVVGCEVIVATKRAKKVIAARARASRKG; translated from the coding sequence GTGTCCCTGCCGGCCCTCCGACCCGCCCTGGCCGCGTTCCTCGCGGCGCTCCTGCTCGCGCCCCTCGTCGCCGACGCCGCCCCGCGCGCGACGGCGTCCGTCGCCGGCTGCGACCGGGTCGGCACCGGCCGCGGCGACCGCCTCGCGGGCGGCTGGGCCTCGGACGCCATCTGCGGCATGGGCGGGGGCGACCTCGTCTCCGGCGCCGTGGGCAACGACCACCTGCGCGGCGGGTCGGGCAACGACCGCCTGCGCGGCGGCTCGGGCAACGACCGCCTCGACGGCGGCCCGGGCAACGACGAGGTCGGCCTGCCCGACGAGTTCGTGGCCGAGCGCGGCGACGACGTCCTGCTCGGCCGCGAGGGCAACGACACGCTGACCGCCGGCCAGGGCGACGACCGCGTCGACGCCGGCGTGGGCGACGACGTCATCCAGATGGGCTTCGGCGACGACCTCCTCGCGCTCGGCGGCCCCGGCAACGACCGCGTCGAGGGCGGCAACGGCAACGACGGCACCCGCTCCGCCGACGGCGGGCTGTTCGGCGGCGAGGGCGACGACCTCGTCTCGGGCGGCCCGGGCGACGACCACGTGGTCGGCGACGAGGGCGCGGACGTCCTGCTGGGCGGCGGTGGCGGCGACGTCATGGACGGGGGCCCGGGCGACGACATGCTGCGCGGCGGCAAGGGCGGCGACGAGCTCAACGCCGGCGAGGGCAACGACGTCCTCGTGGGCAACTCCGGCGCCGACACGCTGCGCGGCGGCTCGGGCGACGACCTCCTCTGGGCCACCGACTTCGAGCGCAACTCCACGGAGATCGTCGACCCCACGACGTTCACCACGCCCGGCGACAACGCCATCGACTGCGGCGAGGGCAACGACATCGCGATCATCGACCTCGCCGACGACCGCTCGCTGATGACCGACTGCGAGCACACGATCGTCCTGCGCTCGGAGCGCTCGAACTGCACCGGCGTGCACCAGTGGACGCTCGGCGGCGTCGTCAAGGCGACCATCGGCACGCTGCTGCCGGTCCCGCCGAGCCTCAACAGGGTCCTGCAGACCGACTCGCCGTACCCCGAGAAGCGTGCCCTGCCCGTCGACCCCGAGTCGCTGCGCTTCTGCGGCGAGTACGCGGCCACGCACCTGCTCGACCCGACCGACGACGTCCGCCCCGCCCTGCGCGGCACCGACGGCGACGACGTCCTCGAGGCCATCCCCGCCGGCGCCGTGGCCGACGCCGCCACCCTGCGCCCGGCCGGCGCGCCCGACGGCGCGACGATCTTCCAGGCCAAGGCCGGCGACGACGTCATCACCGGCTCGCCGGCGTCCGACGCGATCATGGGCGGCGACGGCGACGACCGCCTGCGCGGCGGCGGGGGCGACGACGCCTCGCTCGAGGGCGAGGCCGGCGACGACACGATCTGGGGCGGCGAGGGCAACGACGTCGTCTTCGGCCGCACCGGCGAGGACCTGCTCAGCGGCGAGGCCGGCGACGACTACCTCGAGGGCGGCCGCGGCCGGGACCGCATCAACGGCGGCGCGGGCGACGACGAGCTCTTCGGCGGCTTCGACGCGGACGTCCTCAAGGGCGGCTCGGGCGACGACACCATCTCCGCCTACGACTCCTCGCGCGACGTCGTCGACTGCGGCCCGGGCTACGACGTGGCCGAGGTCGACAAGCGCGACGTCGTCGTCGGCTGCGAGGTCATCGTGGCCACCAAGCGCGCGAAGAAGGTCATCGCCGCCCGCGCCCGCGCGTCGCGCAAGGGCTAG
- a CDS encoding phosphotransferase: MRGAARALAAARALAAAHGLPGGGATVLHAGSNVVVHLAPAPVVVRVMTGTAVLHDDPRAWLAREVEVCARLAGLGAAVVAPSDELPPGPHLVDGLWLTGWEHVAVDRAAGEPEPEELGQALRDLHRAMAHVNVALEPLDAVRDEVGGLIADVADDPRADGWRAQLAAVPEGALTGGAAGQPVHGDASLSNLLALADGRRVWADFEDVRHGPVEADVAGLVDAARRRELGAAYEQALLAAYGPVDEEVLAAQLRLHDLYGTVWRARQAAA, encoded by the coding sequence GTGCGTGGCGCTGCTCGAGCGCTAGCGGCGGCGCGGGCGCTCGCCGCCGCGCACGGCCTGCCCGGCGGCGGGGCGACGGTCCTGCACGCTGGGAGCAACGTCGTCGTCCACCTCGCACCGGCGCCGGTCGTCGTGCGGGTGATGACCGGCACCGCGGTGCTGCACGACGACCCGCGGGCCTGGCTGGCGCGCGAGGTCGAGGTCTGCGCCCGGCTCGCGGGGCTGGGCGCGGCGGTCGTCGCGCCCAGCGACGAGCTGCCGCCCGGCCCGCACCTGGTCGACGGGCTGTGGCTCACGGGCTGGGAGCACGTGGCGGTCGACCGCGCCGCCGGTGAGCCCGAGCCGGAGGAGCTCGGCCAGGCGCTGCGCGACCTGCACCGCGCCATGGCCCACGTCAACGTCGCGCTGGAGCCGCTCGACGCGGTGCGCGACGAGGTCGGCGGCCTCATCGCCGACGTGGCGGACGACCCGCGTGCCGACGGATGGCGCGCGCAGCTCGCGGCGGTGCCCGAGGGGGCCCTCACCGGCGGCGCCGCGGGCCAGCCGGTCCACGGGGACGCCTCGTTGTCGAACCTCCTGGCGCTGGCCGACGGCCGGCGCGTGTGGGCCGACTTCGAGGACGTGCGCCACGGTCCCGTCGAGGCCGACGTCGCGGGCCTCGTCGACGCGGCGCGCCGCCGCGAGCTCGGCGCCGCCTACGAGCAGGCGCTGCTGGCCGCCTACGGCCCGGTCGACGAGGAGGTCCTGGCGGCGCAGCTGCGCCTCCACGACCTGTACGGCACGGTCTGGCGGGCCCGGCAGGCCGCCGCCTAG
- a CDS encoding DNA adenine methylase: MSAAGTRIRYMGNKQALATKVAGLCAPYARTRPLVDLFGGMCSVAGAVAPSGRSAYVNDVQAFATLVARCVVASPNGPPSRDRAEAVLAEPYRRNLLALRERFARELATEKHVHRKARPDIYGAAARSWAHAGNDLAVAAEVAGLRLSPAFPYRLATLTFAWGYFGLQQAIEIDSLRYAIDHVRDQSVTDTDEDAWLKVALLQAASRSASAPGHFAQFLRGETDSGLARVLSSRRRSPWDTFLDDLASLRPYGTREWRLNNAVFEGDALDLGRTLDRHGLRDPPVFYADPPYSKEHYSRYYHVLETLTRYDYPESNGMGRYRPDRFRTRFSIKSKVLDALVELCQMTASRDGVLLLSYPSSGLLTGGLGMDLAEVLRGHFKKVTLAIDAPASHSTLGARHGKARQAVSEYVWVAE, from the coding sequence GTGAGCGCTGCCGGAACCCGCATCCGCTACATGGGGAACAAGCAGGCTTTGGCAACGAAGGTTGCTGGCCTCTGCGCCCCATACGCGCGCACACGGCCCCTTGTCGACCTGTTCGGCGGAATGTGCTCAGTGGCAGGCGCGGTTGCGCCCTCGGGCCGCTCGGCGTACGTCAACGACGTCCAGGCCTTCGCCACGCTGGTCGCTAGATGCGTCGTCGCTAGCCCCAACGGACCTCCCAGCCGCGACCGGGCTGAAGCGGTCCTGGCGGAGCCGTACCGGCGCAATCTGCTCGCACTTCGCGAACGGTTCGCGAGGGAGCTGGCAACGGAGAAGCACGTTCACCGCAAGGCCCGTCCGGACATATACGGCGCAGCCGCGAGGTCCTGGGCGCATGCCGGCAACGACCTTGCCGTGGCAGCCGAGGTCGCCGGGCTCCGCCTTTCACCTGCCTTCCCGTACCGCCTCGCAACGCTCACGTTTGCGTGGGGGTATTTCGGGCTTCAACAGGCCATTGAAATCGACAGCCTTCGTTACGCGATCGATCACGTGCGCGATCAGTCCGTTACGGACACTGACGAAGACGCGTGGCTCAAGGTGGCCCTACTCCAGGCTGCAAGCCGATCGGCCAGCGCGCCGGGCCACTTTGCGCAGTTCCTCCGGGGCGAGACCGACAGTGGCCTGGCGCGGGTCCTCTCAAGCCGACGTCGTAGCCCCTGGGACACCTTTCTCGACGATCTGGCCTCGCTACGTCCGTACGGAACTCGCGAGTGGCGCTTGAACAACGCCGTCTTCGAGGGCGACGCGCTCGATCTCGGCCGGACACTGGACAGGCACGGGCTCCGAGACCCCCCGGTGTTCTACGCCGACCCGCCCTACTCCAAAGAGCACTACTCGCGCTATTACCACGTGCTCGAAACCCTCACGCGGTACGACTATCCGGAGTCGAACGGTATGGGACGCTATCGCCCCGACCGATTCCGGACTCGTTTCAGCATCAAGAGCAAGGTGCTTGATGCACTAGTCGAGCTGTGCCAGATGACCGCTAGCCGTGACGGCGTTCTACTGCTGAGTTACCCCAGTTCCGGCTTGCTCACTGGAGGCCTCGGGATGGATCTGGCGGAGGTTCTTCGGGGCCACTTCAAGAAGGTGACCTTGGCTATCGATGCGCCCGCCTCTCATTCCACCCTCGGCGCCCGACATGGCAAGGCCCGGCAAGCGGTCTCGGAGTACGTCTGGGTCGCCGAATAG
- a CDS encoding ParB/RepB/Spo0J family partition protein: MPTRLADIPPENIERNPENPRMHFREAGLNRLAESIDESGGVLVPVYVYPDPDIPDRFRLIDGERRWRMAMRLGLETIPAIVRDGPPDLKQNIVEMFNIHKVREDWEEMPTARALREVMERHETDDPEELRSLTGLSKEQISRFKLVLELPERYQQLIESGDVPMNFFVELDRNVIRPLARNRTHMSERYDAEALRSAFVEKREHGALDDLIDLRKVKPIIQRAQVDAGAPDAESALDAFLRKLFDDPATTIDEVYDASVAFSVEADKLAEQALRLPAQFARLLEDASEGPPRTALLAALRDTRDSLSSLLEEYSVE; encoded by the coding sequence ATGCCCACTCGCCTCGCTGACATCCCGCCTGAGAACATCGAACGGAACCCCGAGAATCCTCGGATGCACTTTCGCGAGGCCGGACTCAATCGCCTCGCCGAATCGATCGACGAGTCCGGCGGTGTCCTCGTGCCGGTCTATGTGTATCCCGACCCGGATATCCCGGATCGATTCCGGTTGATCGACGGGGAGCGGCGCTGGCGTATGGCCATGCGGCTCGGGCTAGAAACGATCCCCGCGATTGTTCGAGACGGGCCGCCGGACCTGAAGCAGAACATCGTTGAGATGTTCAACATCCATAAGGTCCGCGAGGACTGGGAGGAGATGCCGACGGCCCGTGCGCTGCGAGAAGTCATGGAGCGACACGAGACCGACGATCCCGAAGAGCTTCGCAGCCTCACCGGGTTGTCGAAGGAGCAGATCTCTCGCTTTAAGCTCGTGCTCGAATTGCCGGAGAGGTATCAGCAGCTCATCGAGAGCGGGGACGTCCCGATGAATTTCTTCGTAGAGCTCGACCGAAACGTCATCCGCCCGCTGGCGCGGAATCGCACGCATATGTCGGAGCGGTACGACGCAGAAGCCCTGAGGTCAGCCTTTGTGGAGAAGCGTGAGCATGGTGCGCTTGACGATCTGATCGACCTGCGCAAGGTCAAGCCGATTATCCAACGGGCCCAGGTCGACGCGGGCGCCCCCGACGCCGAGTCAGCCCTGGACGCCTTTCTTCGGAAGCTCTTCGATGACCCCGCCACGACAATCGACGAGGTCTACGACGCGTCCGTCGCGTTCTCGGTCGAGGCGGACAAGCTCGCCGAACAGGCTTTGAGACTCCCGGCACAATTCGCCCGTCTGTTGGAAGACGCGTCGGAGGGCCCGCCGCGAACGGCACTCCTAGCCGCGCTCCGCGACACGAGGGACTCTCTGTCCTCGCTGCTTGAGGAGTACTCGGTGGAGTGA
- a CDS encoding helix-turn-helix domain-containing protein, whose product MKPAERFARNLRALRESKGLSQEAVGDAAGLHFTQVSRYERGVHEPGVTVIVNLARALGVRPSQLFDGFE is encoded by the coding sequence GTGAAGCCAGCGGAGCGCTTCGCGCGCAACCTGCGCGCTCTTCGCGAGAGCAAGGGCCTCTCACAGGAAGCGGTAGGTGATGCCGCTGGTCTGCACTTCACGCAGGTGAGCCGCTACGAACGCGGCGTTCACGAACCAGGGGTGACGGTCATCGTGAACCTGGCGCGGGCCCTGGGAGTGCGGCCCTCCCAGCTGTTTGACGGCTTCGAGTAG
- a CDS encoding tyrosine-type recombinase/integrase, which produces MGELRALRWRDVDFANHTLHVRENYTHNQVRRPKSGKVRAVPLIDLAAARLDGLSRRELFTQPGDLVFCNPLGSYVHDGDLRRRFYAALRLAGLWHRRHEDKPITFHDLRHTFGTLAVKVWDLPTVQGYMGHSDIKTTMGYVHHVPKTEHADQLSRLVGSADPATPALA; this is translated from the coding sequence ATGGGCGAGCTGCGCGCGCTGCGCTGGCGGGACGTGGACTTCGCCAACCACACGCTGCACGTCCGCGAGAACTACACGCACAACCAAGTCCGCCGTCCCAAGTCCGGCAAGGTCCGGGCAGTCCCTCTGATCGATCTAGCTGCGGCCCGACTCGACGGTCTGAGCCGGCGTGAGCTCTTCACGCAGCCAGGGGATCTGGTCTTCTGCAACCCGCTTGGCTCGTATGTGCACGACGGTGATCTGCGGCGGCGGTTCTACGCCGCGCTGCGGCTGGCCGGTCTTTGGCACAGGCGCCACGAGGACAAGCCGATCACGTTCCACGACCTCCGCCACACCTTCGGCACGCTCGCTGTGAAGGTCTGGGATCTGCCGACGGTGCAGGGCTACATGGGCCACAGCGACATCAAGACCACGATGGGCTATGTCCACCATGTGCCGAAGACGGAGCACGCCGATCAGCTCTCTCGTCTTGTCGGCTCTGCCGACCCGGCTACGCCAGCACTTGCCTGA
- the rlmD gene encoding 23S rRNA (uracil(1939)-C(5))-methyltransferase RlmD yields the protein MEATTKTRPERGQELELTIDDLAFGGAGVARVELEAGRPPYVVFARDAIPGDRVRAVVTKRKRHYAEARTVAVLEPSPERVDPVADHPGAPWQVLPYARQLEVKHHQVDDALRRLGKLDGFELRDIVPAVEQWRYRNKLEFSFGHDDSGALVCGFHAPGSWEDIVGLEDCLLQSERGNEARRAVLDWARGAGLRAYDRRAQEGLLRNLVVREGRRTGELQVRLVTSETDALSAEELGEALVGLADSVLWTRIAGVAEVTAGGVTQTVAGADRITEELSGLRFSIGAESFFQTNTEMAEVLYGIAADAAGLRGYERLYDLFCGIGTIGLSMAARAGEVWGVEVVEEAVADAIQNAKANGIRNAKFFAGDVRLAMRDLVEEAGRPEVLVVDPPRAGLSQKVVRRVIEAGPKRIVYVSCNPTTLAPNAAQLVADGGYVLRHVTPVDMFPQTPHIECVALLERAL from the coding sequence ATGGAGGCCACGACGAAGACGCGCCCCGAGCGCGGCCAGGAGCTCGAGCTCACCATCGACGACCTCGCCTTCGGCGGGGCGGGCGTCGCGCGCGTCGAGCTGGAGGCCGGCCGCCCGCCCTACGTCGTCTTCGCGCGCGACGCGATCCCGGGGGACCGCGTCCGGGCGGTGGTCACCAAGCGCAAGCGCCACTACGCCGAGGCACGGACCGTCGCGGTCCTCGAGCCCTCGCCCGAGCGCGTCGACCCGGTCGCCGACCACCCGGGCGCGCCGTGGCAGGTCCTGCCCTACGCGCGCCAGCTCGAGGTCAAGCACCACCAGGTCGACGACGCGCTGCGGCGCCTGGGCAAGCTCGACGGCTTCGAGCTGCGCGACATCGTCCCGGCCGTCGAGCAGTGGCGCTACCGCAACAAGCTCGAGTTCTCCTTCGGCCACGACGACTCGGGCGCGCTCGTCTGCGGCTTCCACGCCCCTGGCTCGTGGGAGGACATCGTCGGCCTCGAGGACTGCCTGCTGCAGTCCGAGCGCGGCAACGAGGCGCGCCGGGCGGTGCTCGACTGGGCCCGCGGCGCCGGCCTGCGCGCCTACGACCGGCGCGCGCAGGAGGGGCTGCTGCGCAACCTCGTCGTGCGCGAGGGGCGGCGCACCGGCGAGCTCCAGGTCCGCCTCGTCACGAGCGAGACCGACGCGCTGAGCGCCGAGGAGCTCGGCGAGGCGCTGGTCGGCCTGGCCGACAGCGTCCTGTGGACCCGGATCGCCGGCGTCGCGGAGGTCACCGCGGGCGGCGTCACCCAGACCGTCGCCGGCGCCGACCGGATCACCGAGGAGCTCAGCGGCCTGCGCTTCTCCATCGGCGCCGAGTCGTTCTTCCAGACGAACACCGAGATGGCCGAGGTCCTCTACGGGATCGCCGCCGACGCCGCCGGCCTGCGCGGCTACGAGCGCCTCTACGACCTCTTCTGCGGCATCGGGACCATCGGCCTGTCGATGGCCGCCCGCGCCGGCGAGGTGTGGGGCGTCGAGGTCGTCGAGGAGGCGGTCGCCGACGCGATCCAGAACGCGAAGGCCAACGGCATCCGCAACGCGAAGTTCTTCGCGGGCGACGTCCGCCTGGCCATGCGCGACCTCGTCGAGGAGGCCGGGCGTCCCGAGGTCCTCGTCGTCGACCCGCCGCGCGCGGGGCTGTCCCAGAAGGTCGTGCGGCGCGTCATCGAGGCCGGCCCGAAGCGCATCGTCTACGTCTCCTGCAACCCGACGACGCTCGCGCCCAACGCGGCGCAGCTCGTCGCCGACGGCGGCTACGTCCTGCGCCACGTCACGCCGGTCGACATGTTCCCGCAGACGCCGCACATCGAGTGCGTGGCGCTGCTGGAAAGAGCCCTGTAA
- a CDS encoding ornithine carbamoyltransferase — protein sequence MRHLLTGHELDRDSLLALLDRAAQLKREPLASRALDRRTVALVFQKPSTRTRVSFESGVVELGGHPMVLRPDDLQISRGESLRDTARVLGRHVAAVGVRGHDDGELEALAAEDQLPVFNMLTAGHHPCQALADLLTLQEAFGRVEGLRVAYVGDGNNVLRSLHDVGALAGVEVVAASPLAYTLDGVPAETDPREAVRDAHAVYTDVWISMGDEDSGSKRMALEPYRLDEALLDEAAPGAIALHCLPAHPGEEISEGLLYGHRQRIWDQAENRRHAQKAMLEWLLEVGPFA from the coding sequence ATGCGCCACCTCCTGACCGGCCACGAGCTCGACCGCGACAGCCTCCTCGCGCTCCTGGACCGCGCGGCGCAGCTCAAGCGCGAGCCGCTCGCGTCGCGCGCGCTGGACCGCCGCACCGTCGCCCTCGTCTTCCAGAAGCCGTCGACCCGCACGCGCGTCTCGTTCGAGTCCGGCGTGGTCGAGCTCGGCGGCCACCCGATGGTCCTGCGCCCCGACGACCTGCAGATCTCGCGCGGCGAGTCGCTGCGCGACACCGCGCGCGTCCTGGGCCGCCACGTCGCGGCGGTCGGCGTCCGCGGCCACGACGACGGCGAGCTCGAGGCGCTCGCCGCGGAGGACCAGCTTCCGGTCTTCAACATGCTCACGGCGGGCCACCACCCGTGCCAGGCGCTGGCCGACCTGCTCACGCTGCAGGAGGCCTTCGGGCGCGTCGAGGGGCTCAGGGTCGCCTACGTCGGCGACGGCAACAACGTCCTGCGCTCGCTGCACGACGTCGGAGCGCTCGCGGGCGTCGAGGTGGTCGCCGCCTCGCCGCTCGCCTACACCCTGGACGGCGTCCCGGCCGAGACCGACCCGCGCGAGGCGGTGCGCGACGCGCACGCGGTCTACACCGACGTGTGGATCTCGATGGGCGACGAGGACTCGGGCTCCAAGCGGATGGCGCTCGAGCCCTACCGCCTCGACGAGGCGCTGCTCGACGAGGCGGCGCCGGGGGCGATCGCCCTGCACTGCCTGCCCGCGCACCCCGGCGAGGAGATCAGCGAGGGCCTGCTCTACGGCCACCGCCAGCGCATCTGGGACCAGGCGGAGAACCGCCGTCACGCGCAGAAGGCGATGCTCGAGTGGCTCCTCGAGGTCGGCCCGTTCGCGTGA
- a CDS encoding endonuclease/exonuclease/phosphatase family protein, whose product MRVLTWNLFHGRAVPDRPRELLPEFGAALAAWDWDVALLQEVPPWWPPDLARATGAAAARTALTSRNQCLCVRRAIARRRPDLIKSNGGGANAVLVRGGIPTDHRTRRLRRRPERRVVHAVALPDGTWVANLHAQVRPHSETRKDLALAASTVLRWAGAAPRVVLGGDLNVPDPALPGLARIPGSHGVDHVFARGLSGRARTLDAGGLSDHRPVLAELV is encoded by the coding sequence GTGCGGGTGCTCACCTGGAACCTCTTCCACGGCCGCGCGGTGCCCGACCGCCCGCGCGAGCTGCTGCCCGAGTTCGGCGCCGCGCTCGCGGCGTGGGACTGGGACGTCGCGCTGCTCCAGGAGGTCCCGCCGTGGTGGCCGCCGGACCTCGCGCGCGCCACGGGGGCGGCCGCGGCGCGCACGGCGCTGACCTCCCGCAACCAGTGCCTGTGCGTGCGCCGCGCCATCGCCCGCCGGCGCCCGGACCTCATCAAGTCCAACGGCGGCGGGGCCAACGCGGTCCTCGTGCGCGGCGGGATCCCGACCGACCACCGCACGCGGCGCCTGCGCCGGCGTCCCGAGCGCCGGGTCGTGCACGCCGTCGCGCTGCCCGACGGCACGTGGGTCGCCAACCTCCACGCCCAGGTGCGCCCGCACAGCGAGACGCGCAAGGACCTCGCGCTCGCGGCGAGCACCGTCCTGCGCTGGGCGGGCGCCGCACCGCGGGTCGTCCTCGGCGGCGACCTCAACGTCCCCGACCCCGCCCTGCCCGGCCTCGCGCGGATCCCGGGCTCCCACGGCGTCGACCACGTCTTCGCCCGCGGTCTCAGCGGCCGTGCTCGGACCCTCGACGCCGGGGGCCTCTCCGACCACCGGCCGGTGCTGGCCGAGCTGGTGTGA
- a CDS encoding plastocyanin/azurin family copper-binding protein: protein MRTTAAVLAALALAATAAGCGDDDGGDVATSPASPSQTSKGGEAPLEEGTVRVGMRNLRFDPEEVTVAEGQTIRWVNDESIQHNVVAEEGADFKSELIDEGGTYEFTPEQTGTIQYVCTLHPGMDGTIEVTAEGS from the coding sequence ATGCGCACCACCGCCGCCGTGCTCGCCGCCCTCGCCCTGGCCGCCACCGCCGCGGGGTGCGGCGACGACGACGGCGGGGACGTCGCCACGTCGCCCGCCTCGCCGTCCCAGACGAGCAAGGGCGGCGAGGCCCCGCTCGAGGAGGGCACCGTGCGCGTCGGGATGCGCAACCTGCGCTTCGACCCGGAGGAGGTCACCGTCGCCGAGGGGCAGACGATCCGCTGGGTCAACGACGAGTCGATCCAGCACAACGTCGTCGCCGAGGAGGGCGCGGACTTCAAGTCCGAGCTGATCGACGAGGGCGGGACCTACGAGTTCACGCCGGAGCAGACCGGCACGATCCAGTACGTCTGCACGCTGCACCCGGGCATGGACGGCACCATCGAGGTCACGGCCGAGGGCTCCTGA
- a CDS encoding ester cyclase codes for MSAPVHELLEAIGGRSRHRLGRITTPDVHWEDPLTAEPLVGAEALSDHLARFWAAFPDGRVERIGDVLTGGRHAAAPVLVRGTHTGETSAELPPTGKELAMHAILWCELDGSQPALVRRARAFFDPADAGRQLGVLPARGGVGERLLLMLQGFGLRSPRP; via the coding sequence GTGAGCGCGCCGGTCCACGAGCTGCTCGAGGCGATCGGCGGGCGCTCCCGCCACCGCCTCGGCCGCATCACGACGCCGGACGTCCACTGGGAGGACCCGCTGACCGCCGAGCCGCTCGTGGGCGCCGAGGCGCTGAGCGACCACCTCGCGCGGTTCTGGGCGGCGTTCCCGGACGGCCGCGTCGAGCGCATCGGCGACGTCCTGACCGGCGGCCGCCACGCCGCGGCGCCCGTGCTCGTGCGCGGCACGCACACGGGCGAGACGAGCGCCGAGCTGCCGCCGACCGGCAAGGAGCTCGCGATGCACGCGATCCTGTGGTGCGAGCTCGACGGCTCCCAGCCGGCGCTCGTGCGCCGGGCGCGGGCGTTCTTCGACCCCGCCGACGCGGGCCGTCAGCTCGGCGTGCTGCCCGCGCGCGGCGGGGTGGGGGAGCGGCTGCTGCTGATGCTCCAGGGCTTCGGGCTCAGGAGCCCTCGGCCGTGA
- a CDS encoding thiazole synthase: MRIADRDFSSRLILGTGGFPRLDTLAAATRESGTELVTVALRRVDPAARGSLVDVLDACGVDVLPNTAGCFTARDAVLTAKLAREAFETDWVKLEVIGDERTLLPDGPELLLAAEELVADGFVVLPYTTDDPVLARRLEDVGCAAVMPLGSPIGSGHGINNPYNLRLVVEQAGVPVILDAGVGTASDAALAMELGCDAVLCASAISRAEDPVAMARAIRLAVDAGLLAREAGRIPRRTYAKASSPEAGVAEFVHPSDPAAPVPAGDPAEHGGAAAAPPTR, translated from the coding sequence ATGCGCATCGCCGACCGCGACTTCTCCAGCCGCCTCATCCTCGGGACCGGCGGCTTCCCCCGGCTCGACACGCTGGCCGCCGCCACGCGCGAGTCGGGGACCGAGCTCGTCACCGTCGCCCTGCGGCGCGTCGACCCCGCCGCGCGCGGCTCGCTGGTCGACGTCCTCGACGCGTGCGGCGTCGACGTCCTGCCCAACACCGCCGGCTGCTTCACGGCGCGCGACGCGGTCCTCACCGCGAAGCTCGCCCGCGAGGCCTTCGAGACCGACTGGGTCAAGCTCGAGGTCATCGGCGACGAGCGCACGCTGCTGCCCGACGGGCCCGAGCTCCTGCTGGCCGCCGAGGAGCTCGTGGCCGACGGCTTCGTCGTCCTGCCCTACACGACCGACGACCCCGTCCTCGCCCGCCGCCTCGAGGACGTCGGCTGCGCCGCCGTCATGCCGCTGGGCTCGCCGATCGGCTCGGGCCACGGCATCAACAACCCCTACAACCTGCGCCTCGTCGTCGAGCAGGCGGGCGTGCCGGTCATCCTCGACGCCGGCGTCGGCACCGCGAGCGACGCGGCGCTGGCGATGGAGCTCGGCTGCGACGCGGTGCTCTGTGCCAGCGCGATCTCGCGCGCCGAGGACCCGGTCGCCATGGCCCGGGCGATCCGCCTGGCCGTCGACGCCGGCCTGCTCGCCCGCGAGGCCGGCCGCATCCCACGACGCACCTACGCCAAGGCGTCCTCGCCCGAGGCGGGCGTCGCCGAGTTCGTCCACCCGTCGGATCCCGCGGCGCCGGTGCCGGCGGGCGACCCGGCCGAGCACGGCGGCGCGGCCGCCGCTCCGCCCACGCGGTGA
- the thiS gene encoding sulfur carrier protein ThiS, giving the protein MSIVLNGEPRPVADGTTVAALLAELELGHRGVAVAVDAEVVPRSAWEDHVLPDGARVEVVHAVQGG; this is encoded by the coding sequence GTGAGCATCGTCCTCAACGGCGAGCCGCGGCCCGTCGCCGACGGGACGACCGTCGCCGCCCTGCTCGCGGAGCTCGAGCTGGGCCACCGCGGCGTCGCGGTCGCCGTCGACGCCGAGGTCGTGCCGCGCAGCGCCTGGGAGGACCACGTCCTGCCCGACGGCGCGCGCGTCGAGGTCGTCCACGCGGTCCAGGGCGGCTGA